A single window of Eleginops maclovinus isolate JMC-PN-2008 ecotype Puerto Natales chromosome 19, JC_Emac_rtc_rv5, whole genome shotgun sequence DNA harbors:
- the LOC134881703 gene encoding tumor necrosis factor alpha-induced protein 2-like isoform X1: MCLTLRGCSPRGRRRAIERFSGCWTSIFSRETMRTETGGIRNLLPRKKWFGFGSRGQPEPPAVNNNISTLTDGASLLPAEEPQPVILTYEQMLEEKRLYEAGHLLIEREEHLFGMLKESDALKHHEEQVNKLAADRKVLQDLVLQTLGQSLCLEEDSYAGLSSAVKAVMQEEGQDLLWKHRDLTPPAWRPSEWMKLHDSTLLSLVKERMENPSSPSAYQGKLTTIQKDITNMGRQLKEDLLSVVDGVKGCYPKEMGICNFYFKLYHQSLSTSLLNIADFGLVETDRAFLLRWVNEYYPEILAKPQLASEIDIGSLGKLLPEDMLKSLEDEHLSNQQGELATIIGRVLDEAREKWNKGEEPQKEDGCFFSPVAYDIIQLINGRVTACTKVLGDPLKAQRITCLITKDLMDSYKRFQSDVIKQNKANSRSFIKANLDCLKQFSEVLNKQHLFTENVREKCLHVLTEMKRSAHTYLLQPVHEHLKPQYRKLGTSDWLHKGQFKELLDDIKNEVQDLQGSTESCHKELIGQLEQEVTAEYVRRLLKGKVKLKDKNQQLEAYQTVKDNAESLHHLFVQMGSEDDWLKEILIKIAEMLKLQDLPAIQMQVVSLGHAYPDLSEKHVLALLKLKTNLTKADRKTVTDILLDTLKEMGNNTPPRPFFSLFQVR; encoded by the exons ATGTGTTTAACGCTTCGTGGCTGTTCTCCCCGCGGACGGCGCAGAGCAATAG AGCGTTTTTCAGGCTGCTGGACCAGTATCTTCTCAAGGGAAACGATGCGGACCGAAACAGGTGGCATTAGGAACCTTCTCCCCCGTAAAAAGTGGTTCGGGTTCGGCTCCAGAGGTCAACCAGAACCCCCGGctgtcaacaacaacatctcGACCCTGACGGATGGAGCCTCTTTACTCCCAGCGGAGGAGCCCCAACCGG TGATCCTAACATATGAGCAGATGCTGGAGGAAAAACGCTTGTATGAAGCGGGCCATCTGTTGATAGAAAGAGAGGAGCATCTTTTTGGGATGTTAAAGGAGTCGGACGCTCTTAAACATCATGAGGAACAAGTAAACAAGCTGGCAGCAGACCGCAAGGTCCTGCAAGACCTTGTACTGCAGACTCTGGGACAATCTCTTTGTCTGGAAGAAGACAGCTATGCGGGTCTGTCATCAGCCGTGAAGGCAGTGATGCAGGAGGAGGGCCAGGACCTGCTgtggaaacacagggatttgacACCTCCGGCTTGGAGGCCCAGCGAATGGATGAAGCTCCATGACTCGACACTCCTCAGCTTGGTGAAGGAGCGTATGGAAAACCCTTCCTCGCCCTCGGCTTACCAGGGGAAACTGACTACTATCCAGAAGGACATCACCAACATGGGCAGGCAGCTGAAAGAGGATCTGCTGTCTGTGGTGGACGGTGTGAAGGGCTGTTACCCGAAAGAGATGGGGATCTGCAATTTTTACTTCAAGTTATACCACCAATCCTTAAGCACCAGTCTCTTGAACATCGCAGACTTTGGTCTGGTGGAAACGGACCGCGCTTTCCTCCTGCGCTGGGTGAACGAGTATTATCCAGA AATCCTTGCAAAGCCACAGCTGGCCAGCGAGATCGATATTGGATCGCTGGGAAAGCTGCTGCCCGAAGACATGCTGAAATCGCTCGAGGATGAACACCTGAGCAACCAACAG GGTGAGCTGGCTACGATAATCGGCCGGGTGCTGGATGAAGCAAGGGAAAAGTGGAATAAAGGAGAGGAGCCGCAAAAAGAGGACGGCTGCTTCTTTAGTCCTGTGGCATACGACATCATTCAG CTCATCAACGGTAGGGTGACTGCATGTACGAAGGTTTTGGGAGATCCGCTCAAGGCCCAGAGAATAACGTGCCTCATAACAAAAGATTTAATGGACAG TTACAAGAGattccaaagtgatgtcataaAGCAAAACAAGGCAAACAGCAGGTCCTTCATCAAGGCCAACCTCGACTGTCTCAAGCAGTTCAG TGAAGTCCTCAATAAGCAACACCTGTTCACCGAGAATGTGAGGGAAAAGTGTTTGCATGTTCTGACTGAGATGAAACGATCTGCCCACACGTATTTATTACAACCTGTGCACGAGCACCTCAAG CCACAGTACCGCAAACTGGGAACCAGCGACTGGCTGCACAAGGGTCAGTTTAAGGAGCTGCTGGACGACATCAAAAATGAGGTTCAGGATCTTCAGGGTTCAACAGAATCCTGTCACAAG GAGCTGATAGGCcagctggagcaggaggttACCGCAGAATATGTGAGGAGGCTCCTGAAAGGAAAAGTAAAACTAAAGGACAAGAACCAACAGCTGGAGGCTTACCAGACTGTGAAGGACAACGCAGAGAGTTTGCATCATTTATTCGTCCAAATG GGATCAGAGGATGACTGGTTGAAGGAAATCCTGATCAAGATTGCAGAAATGCTGAAACTCCAGGACCTCCCCGCCATACAGATGCAAGTCGTCTCACTTGGACATGCTTACCCTGACCTCAG TGAGAAACATGTTTTGGCTCTGCTGAAGCTCAAGACCAACCTCACCAAAGCTGACAGGAAAACCGTCACAGACATTCTGCTAGACACTTTGAAGGAAATGGGAAACAACACACCGCCTCGTCCGTTTTTCTCCTTATTTCAGGTCAGATGA
- the LOC134881703 gene encoding tumor necrosis factor alpha-induced protein 2-like isoform X2: protein MSLAEGQLGNKERFSGCWTSIFSRETMRTETGGIRNLLPRKKWFGFGSRGQPEPPAVNNNISTLTDGASLLPAEEPQPVILTYEQMLEEKRLYEAGHLLIEREEHLFGMLKESDALKHHEEQVNKLAADRKVLQDLVLQTLGQSLCLEEDSYAGLSSAVKAVMQEEGQDLLWKHRDLTPPAWRPSEWMKLHDSTLLSLVKERMENPSSPSAYQGKLTTIQKDITNMGRQLKEDLLSVVDGVKGCYPKEMGICNFYFKLYHQSLSTSLLNIADFGLVETDRAFLLRWVNEYYPEILAKPQLASEIDIGSLGKLLPEDMLKSLEDEHLSNQQGELATIIGRVLDEAREKWNKGEEPQKEDGCFFSPVAYDIIQLINGRVTACTKVLGDPLKAQRITCLITKDLMDSYKRFQSDVIKQNKANSRSFIKANLDCLKQFSEVLNKQHLFTENVREKCLHVLTEMKRSAHTYLLQPVHEHLKPQYRKLGTSDWLHKGQFKELLDDIKNEVQDLQGSTESCHKELIGQLEQEVTAEYVRRLLKGKVKLKDKNQQLEAYQTVKDNAESLHHLFVQMGSEDDWLKEILIKIAEMLKLQDLPAIQMQVVSLGHAYPDLSEKHVLALLKLKTNLTKADRKTVTDILLDTLKEMGNNTPPRPFFSLFQVR, encoded by the exons ATGTCATTAGCAGAGGGACAACTGGGAAATAAAG AGCGTTTTTCAGGCTGCTGGACCAGTATCTTCTCAAGGGAAACGATGCGGACCGAAACAGGTGGCATTAGGAACCTTCTCCCCCGTAAAAAGTGGTTCGGGTTCGGCTCCAGAGGTCAACCAGAACCCCCGGctgtcaacaacaacatctcGACCCTGACGGATGGAGCCTCTTTACTCCCAGCGGAGGAGCCCCAACCGG TGATCCTAACATATGAGCAGATGCTGGAGGAAAAACGCTTGTATGAAGCGGGCCATCTGTTGATAGAAAGAGAGGAGCATCTTTTTGGGATGTTAAAGGAGTCGGACGCTCTTAAACATCATGAGGAACAAGTAAACAAGCTGGCAGCAGACCGCAAGGTCCTGCAAGACCTTGTACTGCAGACTCTGGGACAATCTCTTTGTCTGGAAGAAGACAGCTATGCGGGTCTGTCATCAGCCGTGAAGGCAGTGATGCAGGAGGAGGGCCAGGACCTGCTgtggaaacacagggatttgacACCTCCGGCTTGGAGGCCCAGCGAATGGATGAAGCTCCATGACTCGACACTCCTCAGCTTGGTGAAGGAGCGTATGGAAAACCCTTCCTCGCCCTCGGCTTACCAGGGGAAACTGACTACTATCCAGAAGGACATCACCAACATGGGCAGGCAGCTGAAAGAGGATCTGCTGTCTGTGGTGGACGGTGTGAAGGGCTGTTACCCGAAAGAGATGGGGATCTGCAATTTTTACTTCAAGTTATACCACCAATCCTTAAGCACCAGTCTCTTGAACATCGCAGACTTTGGTCTGGTGGAAACGGACCGCGCTTTCCTCCTGCGCTGGGTGAACGAGTATTATCCAGA AATCCTTGCAAAGCCACAGCTGGCCAGCGAGATCGATATTGGATCGCTGGGAAAGCTGCTGCCCGAAGACATGCTGAAATCGCTCGAGGATGAACACCTGAGCAACCAACAG GGTGAGCTGGCTACGATAATCGGCCGGGTGCTGGATGAAGCAAGGGAAAAGTGGAATAAAGGAGAGGAGCCGCAAAAAGAGGACGGCTGCTTCTTTAGTCCTGTGGCATACGACATCATTCAG CTCATCAACGGTAGGGTGACTGCATGTACGAAGGTTTTGGGAGATCCGCTCAAGGCCCAGAGAATAACGTGCCTCATAACAAAAGATTTAATGGACAG TTACAAGAGattccaaagtgatgtcataaAGCAAAACAAGGCAAACAGCAGGTCCTTCATCAAGGCCAACCTCGACTGTCTCAAGCAGTTCAG TGAAGTCCTCAATAAGCAACACCTGTTCACCGAGAATGTGAGGGAAAAGTGTTTGCATGTTCTGACTGAGATGAAACGATCTGCCCACACGTATTTATTACAACCTGTGCACGAGCACCTCAAG CCACAGTACCGCAAACTGGGAACCAGCGACTGGCTGCACAAGGGTCAGTTTAAGGAGCTGCTGGACGACATCAAAAATGAGGTTCAGGATCTTCAGGGTTCAACAGAATCCTGTCACAAG GAGCTGATAGGCcagctggagcaggaggttACCGCAGAATATGTGAGGAGGCTCCTGAAAGGAAAAGTAAAACTAAAGGACAAGAACCAACAGCTGGAGGCTTACCAGACTGTGAAGGACAACGCAGAGAGTTTGCATCATTTATTCGTCCAAATG GGATCAGAGGATGACTGGTTGAAGGAAATCCTGATCAAGATTGCAGAAATGCTGAAACTCCAGGACCTCCCCGCCATACAGATGCAAGTCGTCTCACTTGGACATGCTTACCCTGACCTCAG TGAGAAACATGTTTTGGCTCTGCTGAAGCTCAAGACCAACCTCACCAAAGCTGACAGGAAAACCGTCACAGACATTCTGCTAGACACTTTGAAGGAAATGGGAAACAACACACCGCCTCGTCCGTTTTTCTCCTTATTTCAGGTCAGATGA
- the LOC134881703 gene encoding tumor necrosis factor alpha-induced protein 2-like isoform X3: MRTETGGIRNLLPRKKWFGFGSRGQPEPPAVNNNISTLTDGASLLPAEEPQPVILTYEQMLEEKRLYEAGHLLIEREEHLFGMLKESDALKHHEEQVNKLAADRKVLQDLVLQTLGQSLCLEEDSYAGLSSAVKAVMQEEGQDLLWKHRDLTPPAWRPSEWMKLHDSTLLSLVKERMENPSSPSAYQGKLTTIQKDITNMGRQLKEDLLSVVDGVKGCYPKEMGICNFYFKLYHQSLSTSLLNIADFGLVETDRAFLLRWVNEYYPEILAKPQLASEIDIGSLGKLLPEDMLKSLEDEHLSNQQGELATIIGRVLDEAREKWNKGEEPQKEDGCFFSPVAYDIIQLINGRVTACTKVLGDPLKAQRITCLITKDLMDSYKRFQSDVIKQNKANSRSFIKANLDCLKQFSEVLNKQHLFTENVREKCLHVLTEMKRSAHTYLLQPVHEHLKPQYRKLGTSDWLHKGQFKELLDDIKNEVQDLQGSTESCHKELIGQLEQEVTAEYVRRLLKGKVKLKDKNQQLEAYQTVKDNAESLHHLFVQMGSEDDWLKEILIKIAEMLKLQDLPAIQMQVVSLGHAYPDLSEKHVLALLKLKTNLTKADRKTVTDILLDTLKEMGNNTPPRPFFSLFQVR, encoded by the exons ATGCGGACCGAAACAGGTGGCATTAGGAACCTTCTCCCCCGTAAAAAGTGGTTCGGGTTCGGCTCCAGAGGTCAACCAGAACCCCCGGctgtcaacaacaacatctcGACCCTGACGGATGGAGCCTCTTTACTCCCAGCGGAGGAGCCCCAACCGG TGATCCTAACATATGAGCAGATGCTGGAGGAAAAACGCTTGTATGAAGCGGGCCATCTGTTGATAGAAAGAGAGGAGCATCTTTTTGGGATGTTAAAGGAGTCGGACGCTCTTAAACATCATGAGGAACAAGTAAACAAGCTGGCAGCAGACCGCAAGGTCCTGCAAGACCTTGTACTGCAGACTCTGGGACAATCTCTTTGTCTGGAAGAAGACAGCTATGCGGGTCTGTCATCAGCCGTGAAGGCAGTGATGCAGGAGGAGGGCCAGGACCTGCTgtggaaacacagggatttgacACCTCCGGCTTGGAGGCCCAGCGAATGGATGAAGCTCCATGACTCGACACTCCTCAGCTTGGTGAAGGAGCGTATGGAAAACCCTTCCTCGCCCTCGGCTTACCAGGGGAAACTGACTACTATCCAGAAGGACATCACCAACATGGGCAGGCAGCTGAAAGAGGATCTGCTGTCTGTGGTGGACGGTGTGAAGGGCTGTTACCCGAAAGAGATGGGGATCTGCAATTTTTACTTCAAGTTATACCACCAATCCTTAAGCACCAGTCTCTTGAACATCGCAGACTTTGGTCTGGTGGAAACGGACCGCGCTTTCCTCCTGCGCTGGGTGAACGAGTATTATCCAGA AATCCTTGCAAAGCCACAGCTGGCCAGCGAGATCGATATTGGATCGCTGGGAAAGCTGCTGCCCGAAGACATGCTGAAATCGCTCGAGGATGAACACCTGAGCAACCAACAG GGTGAGCTGGCTACGATAATCGGCCGGGTGCTGGATGAAGCAAGGGAAAAGTGGAATAAAGGAGAGGAGCCGCAAAAAGAGGACGGCTGCTTCTTTAGTCCTGTGGCATACGACATCATTCAG CTCATCAACGGTAGGGTGACTGCATGTACGAAGGTTTTGGGAGATCCGCTCAAGGCCCAGAGAATAACGTGCCTCATAACAAAAGATTTAATGGACAG TTACAAGAGattccaaagtgatgtcataaAGCAAAACAAGGCAAACAGCAGGTCCTTCATCAAGGCCAACCTCGACTGTCTCAAGCAGTTCAG TGAAGTCCTCAATAAGCAACACCTGTTCACCGAGAATGTGAGGGAAAAGTGTTTGCATGTTCTGACTGAGATGAAACGATCTGCCCACACGTATTTATTACAACCTGTGCACGAGCACCTCAAG CCACAGTACCGCAAACTGGGAACCAGCGACTGGCTGCACAAGGGTCAGTTTAAGGAGCTGCTGGACGACATCAAAAATGAGGTTCAGGATCTTCAGGGTTCAACAGAATCCTGTCACAAG GAGCTGATAGGCcagctggagcaggaggttACCGCAGAATATGTGAGGAGGCTCCTGAAAGGAAAAGTAAAACTAAAGGACAAGAACCAACAGCTGGAGGCTTACCAGACTGTGAAGGACAACGCAGAGAGTTTGCATCATTTATTCGTCCAAATG GGATCAGAGGATGACTGGTTGAAGGAAATCCTGATCAAGATTGCAGAAATGCTGAAACTCCAGGACCTCCCCGCCATACAGATGCAAGTCGTCTCACTTGGACATGCTTACCCTGACCTCAG TGAGAAACATGTTTTGGCTCTGCTGAAGCTCAAGACCAACCTCACCAAAGCTGACAGGAAAACCGTCACAGACATTCTGCTAGACACTTTGAAGGAAATGGGAAACAACACACCGCCTCGTCCGTTTTTCTCCTTATTTCAGGTCAGATGA
- the LOC134881132 gene encoding uncharacterized protein LOC134881132 — protein sequence MLKGGRQISQKLSGRVQDVCFQELLIFLTKYTNEQTEILDKKAKVEKPDMRDFYKTLKNCKEIKQYIQTKDIQTPLSNETVALLDNMETFTLKVLKEITAGMAERYLQKYFKSENKEFLLLILEVKHLFSELQDFQGVQERVVHEAYKLITYLYLKHFIQRSECKLLRCWSPDVGSTVVQDANMLQQTFSELAPSVKQWHLMLLKVKELSECKCVDAKKITVASMHQAYHTWSEFMEILPALLRWVGLSKREIMELEDILKDHTGYQPRARSVSWFLCFYC from the exons ATGCTCAAGGGGGGACGACAAATAAGCCAGAAACTGTCTGGCCGCGTGCAGGATGTCTGTTTCCAAGAGCTGCTGATTTttctgacaaa GTACACCAATGAGCAGACTGAGATTCTGGACAAGAAAGCAAAAGTGGAAAAACCAGATATGAGAGATTTCTACAAGACTTTGAAGAACTGCAAAGAAATCAA GCAGTACATCCAGACAAAGGACATCCAAACACCCCTTTCTAATGAAACCGTGGCTTTACTTGACAACATGgagacttttactttgaaagtcCTGAAGGAAATCACAGCTGGCATGGCAGAG AGGTACCTTCAGAAATACTTCAAATCTGAGAACAAGGAGTTTCTCCTCTTGATCCTGGAGGTGAAGCATCTTTTCTCAGAGCTGCAGGACTTCCAGGGCGTCCAAGAG agAGTGGTGCACGAGGCCTACAAGCTCATCACCTACCTTTACCTCAAGCATTTTATCCAGAGAAGTGAGTGTAAACTGTTGAGGTGCTGGAGTCCTGATGTCGGCAGCACAGTCGTTCAAGATGCTAACATGCTCCAGCAAACCTTTTCAGAGCTG GCTCCCAGTGTCAAACAGTGGCACCTCATGCTGCTCAAAGTCAAAGAGCTGTCCGAGTGTAAGTGCGTCGATGCAAAGAAGATCACAGTGGCTAGCATGCATCAGGCATATCACACATGGAG cGAGTTCATGGAGATCCTGCCCGCCCTGCTGCGATGGGTAGGTCTTTCTAAACGGGAGATTATGGAGCTGGAGGACATCCTTAAAGACCACACCGGCTATCAACCCAGAGCCAGATCTGTTTCTTGGTTCCTCTGTTTTTACTGTTGA